From a single Candidatus Edwardsbacteria bacterium genomic region:
- a CDS encoding helix-turn-helix domain-containing protein yields MKSLIHLASAYTRSNKLKDACYCTYQMTRLCHYNVWNSSEPEKNGNSIANNNVNIDEQILHSKYLFETTGHYLATISYWSEEDFTRASRHLLKLEQILTNAKEKLIKSGYIDYRNRTQQILIEAAELSLYLLQSILTIDIKINKFAKIKYDDISTLYNRIAILENDINIVFDDLFYKRISKILLSPGPYDCFQVTFAKRLYLLVLYSSLNKKINPEWSENKYILKLLHQMTKHLTNDETWTTITEIKRKINEVVINISKEYRPSTNPSLFYGDLLNLTRDIFNKYGFINTLKSVNDLESFIIDLYQCKTQKELEDKSAYLINRLMPSLCEIDGKLATGYSDINKIFNQLSSISSQVQDIGGKLDEVPKMIIQAQSLPPKTNMPVCKPAKANKKKHNWIIMVNSRLMKINDLNKLIRKRERGEIDIWVNCMTEELWLYGKEIEKVSQPQLKIIALLLNNTGNTVSYDDLIRCLPAGDKINDVHKIMKRIKDKIGLRTYNKYIKPIKKTGYMIKGNPAFCLIDNDISV; encoded by the coding sequence ATGAAATCTCTTATTCATCTCGCCTCAGCCTATACTCGTTCCAATAAGTTAAAAGACGCTTGTTATTGTACCTACCAAATGACGCGGTTATGCCATTATAATGTATGGAATTCGTCAGAGCCAGAAAAGAATGGAAATTCAATAGCCAATAATAACGTGAACATAGATGAACAAATATTACATAGTAAGTATTTATTTGAAACAACTGGTCATTATTTGGCTACCATATCATATTGGAGTGAGGAAGATTTTACAAGGGCAAGCAGGCACCTATTAAAGTTGGAACAAATATTAACGAATGCAAAAGAGAAATTAATAAAGAGTGGTTATATAGATTATCGTAATAGAACTCAACAAATATTAATTGAGGCGGCAGAGTTATCTTTATATCTTCTTCAAAGTATATTAACTATAGATATTAAAATTAATAAATTTGCAAAAATAAAGTATGACGATATATCAACACTATATAACCGTATTGCTATTTTAGAAAATGATATCAATATTGTATTTGATGACCTATTTTATAAAAGAATCAGTAAAATATTATTATCACCAGGCCCTTATGATTGTTTTCAAGTAACGTTTGCCAAGCGGTTGTATCTTTTGGTATTGTATTCATCATTAAATAAAAAAATAAATCCAGAATGGTCCGAAAATAAATATATCCTTAAATTGCTGCATCAAATGACAAAACACCTGACCAATGATGAGACGTGGACCACTATAACAGAAATAAAGAGAAAAATAAATGAAGTGGTAATTAATATTAGTAAAGAATACAGACCATCAACTAATCCATCTCTTTTCTATGGTGATTTATTGAATTTAACCAGAGATATCTTTAATAAATATGGCTTTATTAACACTTTAAAATCTGTGAATGATTTAGAATCTTTTATAATTGACTTATATCAGTGTAAAACGCAAAAAGAACTTGAAGATAAGTCTGCATATTTAATAAACAGACTGATGCCTTCTTTATGTGAAATCGATGGGAAATTAGCAACAGGATATTCTGATATTAATAAAATATTCAATCAATTAAGCAGTATAAGTTCTCAAGTACAAGATATCGGGGGGAAATTAGATGAAGTGCCTAAAATGATAATTCAAGCACAATCATTACCCCCTAAAACTAATATGCCTGTTTGTAAACCAGCCAAAGCAAATAAAAAGAAACATAATTGGATAATTATGGTAAATAGTAGATTGATGAAAATAAATGATCTTAATAAATTAATAAGAAAAAGGGAAAGAGGAGAAATCGATATATGGGTGAATTGCATGACTGAAGAACTATGGTTGTATGGAAAGGAAATTGAAAAGGTATCACAACCTCAATTAAAAATAATAGCTCTATTGTTGAATAATACTGGAAACACAGTTAGCTACGATGACCTAATTAGATGTTTGCCTGCTGGGGATAAGATAAATGATGTACACAAGATCATGAAAAGGATTAAAGATAAAATAGGGCTTAGAACATATAATAAATATATTAAGCCCATAAAGAAAACAGGGTACATGATTAAAGGCAATCCTGCTTTTTGTTTAATTGATAATGATATCTCTGTTTAA